A stretch of Anaeromyxobacter dehalogenans 2CP-1 DNA encodes these proteins:
- a CDS encoding O-methyltransferase, giving the protein MGSPDVKAFGAADPELAAWAAATYRPEDEVLRGIRERSIAAGLPAIQVGAMDGLHLEVLARACGWRSAVEIGTLGGYSGVCLLRGMGERGRLDTFELDPGRAALARRHFEEAGVADRVRVHVGPALERLAAVEAEGPFDVVFIDADKKGYPAYLDWAAEHLRVGGAVLADNTFGFGQVHRARPQGEDPEAMEALRTFSARLAQGGRFRATLLPTGEGLSLGVKVR; this is encoded by the coding sequence ATGGGATCACCTGACGTGAAGGCGTTCGGCGCGGCGGACCCGGAGCTGGCGGCCTGGGCCGCGGCCACCTACCGGCCCGAGGACGAGGTGCTGCGCGGCATCCGCGAGCGCTCGATCGCCGCGGGCCTGCCGGCCATCCAGGTCGGCGCCATGGATGGGCTCCACCTCGAGGTGCTGGCGCGCGCCTGCGGCTGGCGGAGCGCGGTGGAGATCGGTACGCTCGGCGGCTACAGCGGCGTCTGCCTGCTCCGCGGCATGGGCGAGCGCGGGCGCCTGGACACGTTCGAGCTCGACCCCGGGCGCGCCGCCCTGGCGCGCCGCCACTTCGAGGAGGCCGGCGTGGCGGACCGGGTGCGGGTGCACGTGGGCCCGGCGCTGGAGCGGCTGGCGGCCGTCGAGGCCGAGGGGCCGTTCGACGTGGTGTTCATCGACGCGGACAAGAAGGGCTACCCGGCCTACCTGGACTGGGCCGCCGAGCACCTGCGCGTGGGCGGTGCCGTGCTCGCCGACAACACCTTCGGCTTCGGGCAGGTGCATCGGGCCCGCCCTCAGGGCGAGGACCCCGAGGCCATGGAGGCGCTGCGGACCTTCAGCGCACGGCTCGCGCAGGGCGGCCGCTTCCGCGCCACGCTGCTGCCCACCGGCGAGGGGCTCTCGCTCGGCGTGAAGGTGCGCTGA
- a CDS encoding IS1182-like element ISAde2 family transposase gives MSEHDAPRVVRPVRNQLSLQPTDLEALVPDEHPVRAIWTLVERLDLSAFYDEIASRGSNAGRPATDPAVLLALWLFANSEGVGSARLLERLCERDAPYRWICGGVPVNHHTLADFRVEHGKKLDRLMTQVLAALMKEGVVQLRRVAQDGMKVRASAGAASFRRRQSLERCRKEAEEQVRKLRREIESDPSASTKRVQAAKERAAQARLDAVEAALAEVEVVEKQRVERDEKKPSDARRRGEIRVSTTDAESRVMKMADGGFRPAYNVQFATDESGVIVGTDVTNNGTDQPHVVPMLDEIRRRTGETPREYLVDGGFVTLDNIEAIAERGATPYAPLPKPKSKAVDPHAPKRNDTPAIGAWRVRMGTEDAKRVYVQRGVLAERTNADLRVHRRLDRLNVRGLVKVKTIVLLAAISFNIMRLVASRLSA, from the coding sequence GTGAGCGAACACGACGCGCCGCGGGTGGTGAGGCCGGTCCGAAATCAACTCTCGCTGCAGCCGACGGACCTCGAAGCGCTGGTCCCGGACGAGCACCCGGTTCGCGCCATCTGGACGTTGGTCGAGCGGCTGGACCTGTCGGCGTTCTACGACGAGATCGCGTCGCGCGGCAGCAATGCTGGGCGGCCAGCAACGGACCCGGCGGTGCTGCTCGCGCTGTGGCTGTTCGCCAACTCGGAGGGCGTGGGGAGCGCGCGGTTGCTCGAGCGGCTGTGCGAGCGGGACGCGCCCTACCGCTGGATCTGCGGCGGGGTGCCGGTGAACCACCATACGCTCGCCGACTTTCGCGTGGAGCACGGGAAGAAGCTCGACCGGCTCATGACGCAGGTGCTGGCCGCGCTCATGAAGGAAGGCGTGGTGCAGCTCCGGCGCGTGGCGCAGGACGGGATGAAGGTCCGGGCGAGCGCCGGCGCGGCGAGCTTCCGGCGTCGTCAGTCACTGGAGCGCTGCCGCAAAGAAGCCGAGGAACAGGTCCGAAAGCTCAGGCGCGAGATCGAGAGCGATCCGTCAGCTTCGACGAAGCGTGTGCAGGCTGCGAAGGAGCGGGCCGCGCAAGCTCGGCTCGATGCCGTCGAGGCCGCACTTGCGGAGGTCGAAGTCGTCGAGAAGCAGCGCGTCGAGCGAGACGAGAAGAAGCCCTCGGACGCGAGGCGTCGCGGCGAGATCCGCGTCAGCACCACGGACGCGGAGAGCCGCGTGATGAAGATGGCGGACGGTGGGTTCCGGCCCGCCTACAACGTGCAGTTCGCGACGGACGAGAGCGGTGTCATCGTGGGCACCGACGTCACGAACAACGGTACCGACCAGCCGCACGTCGTGCCGATGCTCGACGAGATCCGGCGCCGAACGGGCGAGACGCCACGCGAGTACCTGGTCGACGGTGGCTTCGTGACGCTCGACAACATCGAGGCCATCGCAGAGCGGGGCGCGACTCCGTATGCGCCGCTGCCGAAGCCGAAGAGCAAAGCCGTCGATCCGCACGCTCCGAAGCGCAACGACACACCTGCGATCGGGGCCTGGCGCGTGCGGATGGGGACAGAGGACGCCAAGCGCGTCTACGTGCAGCGCGGCGTCCTCGCCGAGAGGACGAACGCAGATCTCCGTGTGCACCGGCGACTCGACCGGCTGAACGTCCGAGGGCTGGTAAAGGTGAAGACGATCGTGCTGCTCGCCGCGATCAGCTTCAACATCATGCGTCTCGTCGCGAGCAGACTCTCGGCCTAA
- the epmA gene encoding EF-P lysine aminoacylase EpmA, whose protein sequence is MSDRRREAARARARLSAEVRRILGGLGYEEVETPSLVPAPGMEPHIDAFQATFVPEGGGASRPLWLQNSPEYAMKRLLADGFERVFQLARVFRNGEVSRTHNPEFTMLEFYRAGTDYRGMMADLEALLEGAARALLPGGEPRVTRNGRALWLGAPFETLTVAEAFRRHAGVDLEACAGDADRLARAAREAGHDPGPPGEPFDDVFFRVMLDAVEPRLGVDRPTWLVDWPASMAALSKVKAGDPRWAERFELYAGGLELANGFTELTDAREQRARLVEEQALRRRLGRPAYPLDERFLEAVGRMPEAGGVAVGFDRVLMLLTGGASIEDVLLFPAHGFWD, encoded by the coding sequence ATGAGCGATCGCCGCAGGGAGGCCGCCCGGGCGCGGGCCCGCCTCTCCGCCGAGGTGCGCCGGATCCTGGGCGGCCTCGGGTACGAAGAGGTGGAGACGCCGTCCCTGGTGCCCGCGCCGGGCATGGAGCCGCACATCGACGCGTTCCAGGCCACCTTCGTGCCGGAGGGCGGCGGGGCGTCGCGGCCGCTGTGGCTCCAGAACAGCCCCGAGTACGCCATGAAGCGGCTGCTCGCCGATGGCTTCGAGCGGGTGTTCCAGCTCGCCCGGGTGTTCCGCAACGGCGAGGTCTCGCGCACCCACAACCCGGAGTTCACCATGCTCGAGTTCTACCGGGCCGGGACGGACTACCGGGGGATGATGGCCGACCTGGAGGCGCTGCTGGAGGGCGCCGCCCGCGCGCTCCTGCCCGGCGGCGAGCCGCGCGTGACGCGGAACGGCCGGGCGCTGTGGCTGGGGGCGCCGTTCGAGACGCTCACGGTCGCCGAGGCGTTCCGGCGCCACGCCGGCGTGGACCTGGAGGCGTGCGCCGGCGACGCGGACCGGCTGGCCCGCGCGGCGCGGGAGGCCGGGCACGATCCCGGCCCGCCCGGCGAGCCGTTCGACGACGTCTTCTTCCGGGTGATGCTCGACGCGGTGGAGCCGCGCCTCGGCGTGGACCGGCCCACCTGGCTGGTGGACTGGCCCGCCTCGATGGCCGCGCTGTCGAAGGTGAAGGCCGGCGACCCGCGCTGGGCGGAGCGGTTCGAGCTGTACGCAGGGGGGCTCGAGCTCGCGAACGGGTTCACCGAGCTGACCGACGCGCGCGAGCAGCGGGCGCGGCTCGTGGAGGAGCAGGCGCTCCGGCGCAGGCTCGGCCGGCCCGCGTACCCGCTCGACGAGCGGTTCCTGGAGGCGGTGGGGCGCATGCCCGAGGCCGGCGGCGTGGCGGTCGGCTTCGACCGGGTGCTCATGCTGCTCACCGGCGGCGCGTCCATCGAGGACGTGCTGCTCTTCCCCGCGCACGGCTTCTGGGACTGA
- a CDS encoding PAS domain S-box protein — MAAAPAPSPAPARAPLRVAAPADLAPVGEALAALGIGLTLVDREMRVQLANDLVRDQAPELSCGADHCFAALWRKAQRCSDCLPLLVFRTGEPQEGLRERGRPGAAPEAWRVRAVPVHDAGGRLAWVAESFIRLASLAPDLAGRAPAAEAGAAALVVIDREERIVSWSPAAAAMFGFPLEEALGRRIDLIVPEDKVDEERARAARVAAEGRAPRTETVRRARDGRRVPVAVSAVALRDEAGALVGRTCVIEDLSALHQLRGQVRAQEQLLAHITREAADAILAVDLTGNVTSWNRGAEQLLGWSAAEITGQPLTRVAPAGPVARLLERAVQRGAQRGVRMEWQDARGAPVPVDVSAAALGGDRAPSGVALVARDLSAQVRLDRQLVRSEKLAMVGSLAAGLAHEIGTPLNVISATAEFLLPDAGEEARAQLRGIVAETERISRLVRDLLSFARGTSPGKTAVALPGAVARVLSLLRITLERRRVRLETRLPDDLPALHADPDGLHQILLNLVVNASQAVAEGGRVVVAARAVEEDGERSVQLEVHDDGPGVPPALRERVLDPFFTTRAEGTGLGLAVVARIVADHGGDLRVGTGPLGGASFTVQLPAEEGR; from the coding sequence ATGGCCGCCGCACCTGCCCCCTCCCCCGCGCCCGCGCGCGCCCCGCTCCGCGTGGCCGCGCCCGCCGACCTCGCGCCGGTCGGCGAGGCGCTCGCGGCGCTCGGGATCGGCCTCACGCTGGTCGACCGCGAGATGCGGGTCCAGCTCGCGAACGACCTCGTCCGCGACCAGGCCCCGGAGCTGTCCTGCGGCGCGGATCACTGCTTCGCGGCGCTGTGGCGCAAGGCGCAGCGCTGCTCCGACTGCCTCCCGCTCCTCGTCTTCCGCACCGGCGAGCCGCAGGAGGGCCTGCGCGAGCGCGGCCGCCCGGGCGCGGCGCCGGAGGCGTGGCGCGTCCGCGCGGTGCCGGTGCACGACGCCGGGGGGCGGCTGGCCTGGGTGGCGGAGTCGTTCATCCGGCTCGCCTCGCTCGCGCCGGACCTCGCCGGGCGCGCCCCCGCGGCCGAGGCGGGCGCCGCTGCGCTGGTGGTCATCGACCGCGAGGAGCGCATCGTCTCCTGGAGCCCGGCGGCGGCGGCGATGTTCGGCTTCCCGCTGGAGGAGGCGCTGGGCCGGCGCATCGATCTCATCGTCCCCGAGGACAAGGTGGACGAGGAGCGGGCGCGCGCCGCGCGGGTGGCCGCCGAGGGGCGCGCCCCGCGCACCGAGACGGTCCGGCGCGCCCGCGACGGGCGGCGCGTCCCGGTGGCGGTCTCGGCGGTCGCGCTGCGCGACGAGGCGGGCGCGCTGGTGGGCAGGACCTGCGTCATCGAGGACCTCTCCGCGCTGCACCAGCTCCGGGGCCAGGTGCGCGCGCAGGAGCAGCTCCTCGCCCACATCACCCGCGAGGCCGCCGACGCGATCCTCGCCGTCGATCTCACCGGGAACGTGACCAGCTGGAACCGCGGCGCGGAGCAGCTCCTGGGCTGGTCCGCCGCGGAGATCACCGGCCAGCCGCTCACCCGCGTCGCGCCGGCCGGCCCGGTGGCGCGGCTGCTGGAGCGGGCGGTGCAGCGCGGGGCGCAGCGCGGCGTCCGGATGGAGTGGCAGGACGCGCGGGGCGCGCCGGTGCCGGTGGACGTCTCGGCGGCGGCGCTGGGCGGCGACCGCGCGCCGAGCGGCGTGGCGCTGGTGGCGCGGGATCTGTCGGCGCAGGTCCGGCTCGACCGGCAGCTGGTGCGCTCGGAGAAGCTCGCCATGGTGGGCAGCCTGGCGGCGGGCCTGGCGCACGAGATCGGCACGCCGCTGAACGTGATCAGCGCGACCGCGGAGTTCCTGCTGCCCGACGCCGGCGAGGAGGCGCGGGCCCAGCTCCGCGGCATCGTCGCCGAGACCGAGCGCATCAGCCGGCTGGTCCGCGACCTGCTCTCCTTCGCGCGCGGCACCTCGCCCGGCAAGACCGCGGTGGCGCTGCCCGGCGCGGTCGCGCGGGTGCTGTCGCTGCTGCGCATCACGCTGGAGCGCCGCCGCGTGCGCCTCGAGACCCGGCTCCCGGACGACCTCCCCGCGCTGCACGCCGACCCGGACGGCCTGCACCAGATCCTCCTCAACCTGGTGGTGAACGCCTCGCAGGCGGTGGCCGAGGGCGGGCGCGTGGTCGTGGCGGCGCGCGCGGTGGAGGAGGACGGCGAGCGCTCGGTCCAGCTCGAGGTGCACGACGACGGTCCGGGCGTCCCGCCCGCGCTGCGCGAGCGCGTCCTCGATCCGTTCTTCACCACCCGCGCCGAGGGCACCGGGCTCGGCCTGGCGGTGGTGGCGCGCATCGTGGCCGACCACGGCGGCGACCTCCGGGTCGGCACCGGGCCGCTCGGCGGCGCGTCCTTCACCGTGCAGCTCCCGGCCGAGGAGGGGCGATGA
- a CDS encoding sigma-54-dependent transcriptional regulator: MSAGTAEAAAPRAGALRVLVVEDDPRLLDILTRHLDRMGYAVRGAGGAAAALQLLEAAPADVVLSDVRMPGMDGRTLLAEVRARHPDAKVILMTAFGSVDDAVEAMQAGAYSYVVKPFKVETVAAVLRNAARELELHREVDGLRRAVAERFSADRLIGGSARMREVRRALREAAEVGATVLVTGRSGTGKEMAARAIHYGGPRAAGPFVAVNCAAIPEPLFESAMFGHRRGAFTGAVESQAGFVEQSSGGTLFLDEVAEIPPAQQAKLLRVLQEGEVTPVGAARPVKVDLRVVAAANRDLEQMVAKGAFREDLFYRLNVLRIELPTLAERAEDVPALAEHLLLDIARGHGVPALGFTPEALAALERHRWPGNVRELRNAVERALLAARGRRIDAADLPAAVVRAPTGAEAVPPPGEGGLTLAEVERAHVEKVLAMVGWNRSLAARLLGIDRRTLFTKIQRYGLIGPLRPGPGGGGDADDEDAPG, translated from the coding sequence ATGAGCGCGGGGACGGCGGAGGCGGCGGCGCCGCGGGCGGGCGCGCTGCGGGTGCTGGTGGTCGAGGACGACCCGCGCCTGCTCGACATCCTCACCCGGCACCTCGACCGCATGGGCTACGCGGTGCGCGGCGCCGGCGGCGCGGCGGCCGCGCTCCAGCTCCTCGAGGCCGCGCCCGCCGACGTGGTGCTCTCCGACGTGCGCATGCCGGGGATGGACGGGCGCACGCTCCTCGCCGAGGTGCGGGCGCGCCACCCGGACGCGAAGGTGATCCTCATGACCGCGTTCGGCAGCGTGGACGACGCGGTCGAGGCGATGCAGGCCGGCGCGTACAGCTACGTGGTGAAGCCGTTCAAGGTGGAGACGGTCGCGGCCGTCCTCCGCAACGCGGCGCGGGAGCTGGAGCTGCACCGGGAGGTGGACGGGCTGCGCCGCGCGGTGGCGGAGCGCTTCTCCGCCGACCGGCTCATCGGCGGCTCCGCCCGGATGCGCGAGGTGCGCCGGGCGCTGCGCGAGGCCGCCGAGGTGGGCGCGACCGTGCTCGTCACCGGCCGGAGCGGCACCGGCAAGGAGATGGCCGCCCGCGCCATCCACTACGGCGGCCCGCGCGCCGCCGGCCCGTTCGTGGCGGTGAACTGCGCCGCCATCCCCGAGCCGCTGTTCGAGAGCGCGATGTTCGGCCACCGCCGCGGCGCGTTCACCGGCGCGGTCGAGTCGCAGGCCGGCTTCGTGGAGCAGTCGTCCGGCGGCACGCTGTTCCTCGACGAGGTCGCGGAGATCCCGCCCGCGCAGCAGGCCAAGCTGCTGCGCGTGCTGCAGGAGGGCGAGGTCACGCCGGTGGGCGCCGCCCGGCCCGTGAAGGTGGACCTGCGGGTGGTGGCGGCGGCGAACCGCGACCTCGAGCAGATGGTGGCGAAGGGCGCGTTCCGCGAGGACCTGTTCTACCGGCTCAACGTGCTGCGCATCGAGCTCCCCACGCTCGCCGAGCGCGCCGAGGACGTGCCGGCGCTGGCGGAGCACCTCCTGCTCGACATCGCGCGCGGCCACGGCGTGCCCGCGCTGGGCTTCACGCCCGAGGCGCTCGCCGCGCTGGAGCGCCACCGGTGGCCGGGCAACGTGCGCGAGCTGCGCAACGCGGTCGAGCGCGCGCTGCTCGCCGCGCGCGGCCGGCGCATCGACGCCGCCGACCTTCCCGCCGCGGTCGTGCGGGCCCCGACCGGCGCCGAGGCGGTGCCGCCGCCCGGCGAGGGCGGGCTCACGCTCGCCGAGGTGGAGCGCGCGCACGTCGAGAAGGTCCTCGCCATGGTGGGCTGGAACCGCTCGCTCGCGGCGCGGCTGCTCGGCATCGACCGCCGCACGCTGTTCACGAAGATCCAGCGCTACGGGCTCATCGGCCCGCTGCGCCCCGGCCCGGGCGGCGGCGGGGACGCGGACGACGAGGACGCGCCGGGCTGA
- a CDS encoding cytochrome ubiquinol oxidase subunit I translates to MDALTLARLQFAVTAGFHFLFPPITIGLGWLLVLAEWFGWKHQDAVYVEVAKFFGRLFAITFAVGVATGIVMEFQFGTNWSAYSKFVGDIFGAPLAAEGVFAFFLESTFLGLYLWGRGRVSKGLHWFSALMVAVGATLSAFWIIVANSWQQTPTGYVVRNGRAELVDFWAAVWNPSTLPRYFHTVVGALVVGAFVMAGVAAWHLLRDAESAFARKALKLAVAWGLLVSCLEVMPFGHLHAQQVARTQPEKFAAIEGLYTSQTGAPLVLFAVPFSEPPRLKGTLEIPGLLSWMAFGDTGAHVQGLDQFPPANRPPLWLTFVSFHNMVLLGVWFIAIMAWSAWQWYRGRLWTDRFTLRALVWSIPLPIVACQLGWVAAEVGRQPWIVYGLLRTGQAHSPTVTAAEIAFSLGLFGLVYLALGALWLTLMVKKARVAPRLPAAERARAAA, encoded by the coding sequence ATGGACGCACTCACGCTCGCGCGGCTCCAGTTCGCGGTGACCGCCGGGTTCCACTTCCTGTTCCCGCCCATCACCATCGGCCTGGGCTGGCTGCTCGTCCTGGCCGAGTGGTTCGGCTGGAAGCACCAGGACGCGGTCTACGTCGAGGTGGCGAAGTTCTTCGGCAGGCTGTTCGCCATCACCTTCGCGGTCGGCGTGGCCACCGGCATCGTGATGGAGTTCCAGTTCGGCACGAACTGGTCGGCGTACTCGAAGTTCGTGGGCGACATCTTCGGCGCCCCGCTCGCCGCGGAGGGCGTGTTTGCGTTCTTCCTCGAATCCACCTTCCTCGGGCTCTACCTGTGGGGCCGCGGGCGGGTCTCGAAGGGCCTGCACTGGTTCTCGGCGCTCATGGTCGCGGTGGGCGCCACGCTGTCGGCGTTCTGGATCATCGTCGCGAACTCCTGGCAGCAGACGCCCACCGGCTACGTGGTCCGGAACGGCCGCGCCGAGCTGGTGGACTTCTGGGCCGCGGTCTGGAACCCGTCCACGCTCCCGCGCTACTTCCACACCGTGGTGGGCGCGCTGGTGGTGGGCGCGTTCGTGATGGCCGGCGTGGCCGCCTGGCACCTGCTCCGCGACGCCGAGTCGGCGTTCGCGCGCAAGGCCCTGAAGCTCGCGGTGGCGTGGGGCCTCCTCGTCTCCTGCCTGGAGGTGATGCCGTTCGGCCACCTCCACGCGCAGCAGGTGGCGCGCACGCAGCCGGAGAAGTTCGCGGCCATCGAGGGGCTCTACACCAGCCAGACCGGCGCGCCGCTGGTGCTGTTCGCGGTGCCGTTCTCCGAGCCGCCGCGGCTGAAGGGCACGCTCGAGATCCCGGGGCTCCTCTCCTGGATGGCGTTCGGCGACACCGGCGCCCACGTGCAGGGCCTCGACCAGTTCCCGCCCGCGAACCGGCCGCCGCTGTGGCTCACGTTCGTCTCGTTCCACAACATGGTGCTGCTGGGCGTCTGGTTCATCGCCATCATGGCCTGGTCCGCCTGGCAGTGGTACCGCGGGCGCCTGTGGACCGACCGCTTCACGCTGCGTGCGCTGGTCTGGTCCATCCCGCTGCCCATCGTGGCCTGCCAGCTCGGCTGGGTGGCCGCCGAGGTCGGGCGGCAGCCCTGGATCGTCTACGGCCTGCTGCGCACCGGCCAGGCCCACTCGCCGACGGTGACCGCCGCCGAGATCGCGTTCTCGCTCGGCCTGTTCGGCCTGGTGTACCTGGCGCTGGGCGCGCTGTGGCTGACCCTGATGGTGAAGAAGGCGCGCGTCGCGCCGCGCCTCCCCGCCGCCGAGCGCGCGCGGGCCGCCGCCTGA
- the cydB gene encoding cytochrome d ubiquinol oxidase subunit II, with protein sequence MDLNVIWFVLVGVLIAGYAVLDGFDLGVGVLSLFARDEEERQVHLKAIGPVWDGNEVWLLTGGGALFAAFPVVYATVFSGFYLALMLLLLALIARAVALEFRAQLDGAAWRRGFDLAFGIGSLLPAVLLGVAVGNVLRGVPVTAEQEWAGSFLGLLHPYAVLVGLVSLSMFAMHGALWLRLKAEGALEARMARWIPRLWGAFVATYAIATAASLVEAPHLFAGVLANPLFLALAVLVVASIAAIPALSRRGAAGKAFLASSVAIVAMILVAAVSMFPRLVPSSIDLANSLTIYNASSSPRTLAVMLVIALVGMPLVIGYTVLVYRVFRGKVRPGTGGHYGEPARAIQP encoded by the coding sequence ATGGATCTCAACGTCATCTGGTTCGTGCTGGTGGGCGTCCTCATCGCCGGCTACGCGGTGCTCGACGGGTTCGACCTCGGCGTGGGCGTGCTGTCGCTGTTCGCCCGCGACGAGGAGGAGCGGCAGGTACACCTGAAGGCCATCGGCCCGGTGTGGGACGGGAACGAGGTGTGGCTGCTCACCGGCGGCGGCGCGCTGTTCGCGGCGTTCCCGGTCGTCTACGCCACGGTGTTCAGCGGGTTCTACCTCGCGCTCATGCTGCTCCTGCTCGCGCTCATCGCCCGCGCGGTCGCGCTCGAGTTCCGCGCGCAGCTCGACGGGGCGGCCTGGCGGCGCGGCTTCGACCTCGCGTTCGGCATCGGCAGCCTGCTCCCGGCGGTGCTGCTGGGCGTGGCGGTCGGCAACGTCCTGCGCGGCGTCCCGGTGACCGCCGAGCAGGAGTGGGCGGGCAGCTTCCTCGGGCTGCTCCACCCGTACGCGGTGCTGGTGGGGCTCGTCTCCCTCTCGATGTTCGCGATGCACGGCGCGCTCTGGCTGCGCCTGAAGGCGGAGGGCGCGCTCGAGGCGCGGATGGCCCGCTGGATCCCGCGGCTGTGGGGCGCGTTCGTCGCCACCTACGCGATCGCCACCGCGGCGTCGCTGGTCGAGGCGCCGCACCTGTTCGCCGGCGTGCTCGCGAACCCGCTCTTCCTCGCGCTGGCCGTGCTGGTGGTCGCGTCGATCGCCGCCATCCCGGCGCTGAGCCGCCGCGGCGCCGCCGGCAAGGCGTTCCTCGCCTCGTCCGTCGCGATCGTCGCGATGATCCTGGTGGCGGCGGTCTCGATGTTCCCGCGGCTCGTGCCCTCCTCGATCGACCTCGCGAACAGCCTCACCATCTACAACGCGTCCTCCTCCCCCCGGACGCTCGCGGTCATGCTGGTGATCGCGCTGGTCGGGATGCCGCTCGTGATCGGCTACACCGTGCTCGTCTATCGCGTGTTCCGCGGCAAGGTCCGCCCCGGGACCGGCGGCCACTACGGGGAGCCGGCCCGCGCGATCCAGCCCTAG